In Natronomonas halophila, one DNA window encodes the following:
- the rfbB gene encoding dTDP-glucose 4,6-dehydratase produces the protein MSSQSVLVLGGAGFIGSNFARHAIRTFESVVVFDKLTYAGNTEKLPTASDALTFVQGDVRDRGALREVYDEVDIVVNFAAESHVDRSIESGREFVTNNVEGCFVAMDLVRETDVDRFVQISTDEVYGSTTEGSFTESDPLDPSSPYSASKASADLFVNALWETYDLPISVVRPTNVYGPRQHVEKLIPKFTLRALRGEELPLYGDGSNVRQWLYVDDLCEALVAVLEDGDSTIYNVGGPDERSNLEVTNAILNHLGASSDLITFVEDRKGHDQRYSLDASRIRDELGFEPTVNFEVGIERTVNWYREHRDWYE, from the coding sequence ATGTCGTCACAGTCGGTCCTCGTCCTCGGCGGCGCTGGGTTCATCGGTTCCAACTTCGCTCGACACGCGATCCGTACCTTCGAGTCCGTGGTCGTATTCGACAAACTCACGTACGCCGGCAACACCGAGAAACTACCCACGGCGTCGGATGCACTAACATTCGTACAGGGAGACGTTAGAGACCGGGGGGCGCTCCGCGAGGTGTACGATGAGGTGGACATCGTCGTAAACTTTGCAGCCGAATCACACGTCGACCGCTCCATCGAATCCGGACGTGAGTTCGTCACGAACAACGTCGAGGGGTGCTTCGTCGCGATGGACCTCGTCCGGGAGACGGACGTAGACCGCTTTGTACAGATTTCTACCGACGAGGTTTACGGGAGCACTACGGAGGGGTCGTTCACGGAGTCCGACCCACTTGACCCGAGTTCGCCCTATTCGGCAAGCAAAGCCAGCGCCGACCTCTTCGTAAATGCCCTCTGGGAAACCTACGACCTTCCCATTTCTGTCGTTCGACCTACGAACGTATACGGACCGAGACAACACGTAGAAAAGCTCATCCCCAAGTTCACGCTTAGAGCGCTACGCGGCGAAGAACTCCCGCTATACGGCGACGGTTCCAACGTCAGGCAGTGGCTGTACGTCGATGACCTCTGTGAGGCGCTGGTGGCCGTCCTCGAGGATGGCGATTCCACTATCTACAACGTCGGTGGTCCGGATGAACGCTCGAACCTCGAAGTGACAAATGCCATACTCAATCACTTGGGGGCGTCCTCTGATCTGATCACCTTTGTCGAGGACCGAAAAGGCCACGATCAGCGGTACTCGCTTGACGCTAGTCGAATCAGGGACGAACTCGGATTCGAACCGACCGTCAACTTCGAGGTGGGGATTGAACGAACCGTCAACTGGTACCGCGAGCATCGAGATTGGTACGAGTAA
- a CDS encoding sulfatase-like hydrolase/transferase produces the protein MQNLLWISIDSFRLDFTSLSGNEGDTPVLSRLAERGRSFSNCFSTGIKTPTSSASILTGTYPTYHGIYGPPDEFLPEIDESITTVAERLRQVGYRTSGVSRNIWISEKSGFDRGFDEFVWFEQSPKEFYSKLTIWEKLKYPVSMVTNRLKFGKNASFYSTAPLVADRVSRHVTGLERRDEPYFLFAHFNETHRPYLPPRQFLSDSIEIDEVVSESMDFHERLYEIIGQGEQDTIDTDLIQMLYEAELRHVDACLERVFDAVDFDDTVVVVTGDHGEFLGEYGLFGHQLFAFDEVINVPLVVTGLDIEGDPDQYVQHPDVLRTFFAANDIEFEQAQGIDLREESRTDAVTCWHSSTKFFTEHNSSFNDDGSYFDGYVLGLRAPDGHYMRSRDEDREMLFRPGTNTPLADEAVRDRLSSRLNAFRDETERDTTVSKAQDSDAEERLRDLGYLG, from the coding sequence ATGCAGAATCTCCTCTGGATATCGATCGACAGCTTTCGGCTTGATTTTACATCCCTCTCCGGGAACGAGGGGGACACGCCCGTTCTCTCTCGCCTCGCCGAACGAGGTAGGTCGTTCTCTAATTGTTTCAGTACCGGAATCAAAACGCCGACCTCTTCGGCGTCTATCCTCACCGGCACGTATCCAACCTACCACGGAATCTACGGGCCCCCGGACGAATTCCTCCCCGAGATAGACGAATCAATCACGACAGTCGCAGAACGACTACGGCAGGTCGGCTATCGTACCAGCGGTGTTTCCCGTAATATCTGGATTAGCGAGAAGAGCGGCTTCGACCGTGGGTTCGACGAATTCGTCTGGTTCGAACAGTCTCCTAAGGAGTTCTACTCGAAGCTCACCATATGGGAGAAACTGAAGTATCCAGTATCGATGGTCACTAACCGGCTGAAATTCGGGAAAAACGCGAGTTTCTACTCTACTGCCCCGCTCGTTGCTGACCGCGTCAGTAGACACGTGACCGGCCTTGAACGTCGCGACGAACCGTACTTCCTCTTTGCCCACTTCAACGAAACCCATCGGCCATATCTCCCGCCGAGGCAATTCCTGTCCGATTCAATCGAGATTGACGAAGTCGTATCGGAGAGCATGGACTTCCATGAACGGCTCTACGAGATAATTGGACAGGGCGAACAGGACACCATCGATACGGACCTTATCCAGATGCTTTACGAGGCAGAACTACGCCACGTCGATGCCTGCCTCGAACGGGTTTTCGACGCAGTCGATTTCGACGATACCGTCGTCGTCGTTACTGGCGATCACGGGGAGTTCCTCGGGGAGTACGGGCTTTTCGGCCACCAGCTTTTTGCGTTCGACGAAGTTATCAACGTTCCGTTAGTGGTCACCGGTCTCGATATCGAAGGTGACCCAGACCAGTACGTCCAACACCCCGACGTGTTGCGGACGTTCTTCGCCGCCAACGATATCGAATTCGAGCAAGCCCAGGGAATCGACCTGCGCGAAGAATCCCGTACTGATGCCGTCACCTGCTGGCACTCAAGCACGAAGTTCTTTACCGAACACAATTCATCGTTTAATGACGACGGGTCGTACTTCGACGGTTACGTGCTCGGACTCCGAGCACCCGATGGTCACTACATGCGGAGTCGTGACGAGGATCGCGAGATGCTCTTTCGTCCAGGTACTAATACGCCACTTGCAGACGAAGCTGTCAGGGATCGGTTATCCTCCCGGCTCAACGCGTTTAGAGATGAGACCGAACGGGACACGACAGTTTCGAAGGCCCAGGATTCTGACGCCGAAGAGAGGCTCCGCGATCTCGGATACCTCGGATAA
- a CDS encoding carbamoyltransferase family protein has translation MIVLGIAPAHHDPSACLVRDGSIISVVEQERITREKHAVGSFPIEAIEEVIDLASVSFSDIDAIATSRNYDQTRRIFAKEVKAGLRSDLPLKKKGIEAFGKPVQRLLRSNEDLKAEVRGSVNDHFDLPVQDVPPIHCLNHHLTHAASAYYPSGFDDALVVSLDNHGDHLATAIYTARNGTINERKTFHQYNSLGAYYGALTEFIGFRSHNGEGKVMGLAPYGQQNDLIDATLTNYCSVGEGEYDVTELTYRQKDDRVPKLSRDLNMEPRYWDDEITQEYKDLAYHGQAKLEEIVTDLVSYYVDETGLSNVCLAGGVALNCKMNRRIRKLEGVDGIFVQPVANDAGGSIGGALELSERRGYPTEEMTHVYYGSSYDSETIRKTLDRLKVDYTEPEDVCEVTAAALEQGALVGWFQGSMEAGPRALGNRSILADPRDEASLDRVNKFVKHREEWRPFSPSMLPSAAETYLQDEPSKAARFMIDTFASTERAREDIPAVLHPSDKTMRPQIVLEDTNPRYHRLISEFEERTGVGVVLNTSFNDSGEPIVRTPREAVRDFYGMGLDLLVLGDFVIRKRDVSSANAGREAAMTER, from the coding sequence ATGATTGTCCTCGGGATTGCTCCTGCCCATCACGATCCGAGCGCATGCTTGGTTCGGGACGGCTCTATCATCTCAGTCGTCGAACAGGAACGGATCACGCGCGAGAAACACGCCGTCGGTTCATTCCCAATCGAAGCGATCGAGGAGGTCATCGACCTCGCATCCGTCTCTTTCAGCGACATCGATGCTATCGCTACCTCCCGGAACTATGATCAGACTCGCCGTATCTTTGCGAAAGAGGTCAAGGCTGGGCTCCGATCTGACCTCCCCCTCAAGAAGAAGGGAATCGAAGCGTTCGGAAAACCGGTTCAGCGATTATTGCGGTCGAACGAGGACTTGAAGGCAGAAGTCCGGGGGAGTGTAAACGACCACTTCGACCTGCCCGTTCAGGACGTACCACCGATTCACTGTCTCAATCACCATCTCACGCACGCCGCCAGTGCATACTATCCGAGTGGCTTCGACGACGCACTCGTCGTTTCGTTAGATAACCACGGCGACCACCTCGCGACTGCCATCTACACGGCCCGAAACGGAACGATCAACGAGCGAAAGACCTTCCACCAGTACAACTCACTCGGGGCGTACTACGGCGCGTTAACTGAGTTCATCGGATTCCGCTCGCACAACGGTGAAGGGAAAGTGATGGGGCTGGCACCGTACGGACAGCAAAACGACCTTATTGACGCGACCCTCACGAACTACTGTTCAGTCGGCGAGGGAGAGTACGACGTTACTGAACTTACCTATCGACAGAAGGACGACAGGGTGCCGAAGCTCTCTCGCGACCTAAATATGGAGCCACGGTACTGGGATGACGAGATCACACAGGAGTACAAGGACCTCGCCTACCACGGGCAAGCGAAGCTCGAGGAGATTGTCACCGATCTGGTATCGTACTACGTCGACGAAACCGGTCTCTCCAACGTCTGTCTGGCCGGTGGTGTCGCGCTGAACTGCAAGATGAACCGCCGAATCAGGAAACTCGAAGGTGTCGACGGGATCTTTGTCCAGCCAGTAGCGAACGATGCCGGTGGCAGCATCGGCGGGGCACTCGAACTCTCCGAGCGACGTGGGTACCCGACCGAAGAGATGACCCACGTCTACTACGGTAGCTCCTATGACAGCGAGACGATCCGCAAGACGCTCGATCGGCTCAAGGTGGACTACACCGAACCGGAGGACGTCTGTGAGGTGACGGCAGCTGCTCTGGAGCAGGGCGCTCTCGTCGGCTGGTTCCAGGGTTCGATGGAGGCCGGCCCGCGCGCTCTCGGGAATCGATCGATACTGGCAGACCCTCGCGATGAGGCGTCGCTCGACCGGGTAAACAAGTTCGTAAAACACCGTGAAGAATGGCGCCCGTTCTCACCCTCCATGTTACCCTCTGCGGCCGAAACGTATCTGCAGGACGAACCGAGTAAGGCGGCGCGGTTCATGATCGACACGTTTGCGTCGACCGAGCGGGCCCGGGAGGATATCCCAGCGGTTCTCCATCCCAGCGACAAGACGATGCGCCCTCAGATAGTTCTGGAGGATACGAACCCGCGCTACCACCGCCTCATCAGCGAGTTCGAAGAACGAACCGGTGTCGGTGTCGTCCTGAACACGAGTTTCAACGACAGCGGCGAGCCTATCGTCAGAACCCCACGTGAGGCGGTCCGCGATTTCTACGGTATGGGACTCGACCTCCTAGTGCTCGGTGACTTCGTAATACGGAAGCGTGATGTCTCCTCGGCGAACGCGGGGAGAGAGGCGGCGATGACTGAGAGGTAG
- a CDS encoding glycosyltransferase family 4 protein: MERRLTFVTSRERARMKGLGILRSALEELGDSFNDLSVRVIGADSAPVEPWMDQSLVDERFEFMGRVPRADLRKHYLQSDALVLASFTEAGPNVMYEALACGVPVIATNGDVFRNHSIGNNTLFFDRGDSSSLARQIERFYDEPERYWEAAFRTSSQYDIERTFDALLEEYRSLLE; the protein is encoded by the coding sequence ATGGAACGGCGTCTAACATTTGTCACTTCCAGAGAGCGAGCCCGGATGAAGGGTCTGGGTATATTAAGGAGCGCGCTTGAAGAGCTGGGTGATTCGTTTAATGATCTTTCAGTAAGGGTGATTGGCGCTGACTCAGCGCCGGTAGAACCTTGGATGGATCAGAGCCTGGTGGATGAGCGGTTCGAGTTTATGGGTCGGGTTCCGAGGGCAGATCTCCGGAAGCATTACCTACAATCAGATGCTCTTGTCCTCGCTTCATTTACGGAGGCCGGTCCTAATGTTATGTATGAAGCACTAGCGTGTGGAGTTCCAGTTATAGCCACAAATGGTGACGTCTTTCGTAATCACTCAATCGGTAACAACACCCTCTTTTTTGACCGAGGTGATTCGAGCTCACTCGCGAGACAGATCGAGCGGTTCTACGACGAACCGGAACGGTACTGGGAGGCGGCCTTCCGGACGTCGTCGCAGTACGACATCGAACGAACGTTCGACGCGCTCCTGGAAGAGTATCGGTCGCTCCTCGAGTGA
- the asnB gene encoding asparagine synthase (glutamine-hydrolyzing), translating to MCGIVGVYGRTNDEQLGRMLADIHHRGPDDEGRFHSSDPPLMMGARRLSIVDLEGGDQPISNEDGTITVVFNGEIYNFPDLKDRLESKGHTFQTDCDTEILVHLWEEYGTDLPTHLNGMFAFSLWDAQQEQLFLARDRLGIKPLYYADTDDEFIWGSEVASLLTAGVERRIDPRALYNYLWLKYTPWPQTLFRDIRKVPPGASLLIEDGETHLEHYWEIASEPVDDDPATVHERIRDGLRESVERRLMADVPVGAFLSGGVDSSAIVAMLDDIGVDDIMTFSIAFESAPHDESDEARFVAEYFGTDHHEITVDLESMTSFDDLIRRYGEPLADPAVLPTMLLAEHASEEVKVVLSGEGADELFAGYRHYRKLTDHRDRYGSLPNRIYDVAALAANVSPVGQRYLQYFSDLSTGDRAFRHWARSFDEYPDRYATTGHGPVSSGLVDIISDSFAGHPDDTVKSISTFEVDYWLPDDLLYKVDHATMAASLEARVPFLDHEFVEYAYNLPSEQKNEGQAYKPLLKRAVGDLLPNRIFEREKHGLSVPIDEWFREEHEAIASQLTRERVENAEYIDAEAVFEMWDEHRSGEANNALALWKVLNYVAWYHEFVDV from the coding sequence ATGTGCGGCATTGTAGGGGTCTATGGACGGACCAATGACGAGCAACTCGGCCGGATGCTGGCGGACATCCACCACCGGGGCCCCGACGACGAGGGGCGGTTCCACTCGTCCGACCCTCCGCTGATGATGGGTGCGCGCCGGTTGTCCATCGTCGATCTTGAAGGGGGTGATCAGCCGATATCGAACGAAGACGGGACGATTACTGTCGTCTTCAACGGCGAGATTTACAACTTCCCAGACCTCAAAGACCGATTGGAGTCGAAGGGCCACACGTTCCAGACGGACTGTGATACAGAGATTCTAGTACACCTGTGGGAGGAGTACGGAACCGACCTGCCGACCCATCTCAACGGGATGTTCGCATTCTCGCTTTGGGACGCCCAGCAGGAACAACTGTTTCTCGCCCGTGACAGATTGGGCATCAAGCCGCTGTATTACGCCGATACCGACGACGAGTTTATCTGGGGCAGCGAGGTCGCCTCACTGCTCACCGCTGGCGTAGAGCGACGGATCGATCCCCGGGCGCTGTACAACTACCTCTGGCTCAAGTATACACCCTGGCCACAGACCCTTTTTCGCGATATCCGGAAGGTCCCTCCAGGGGCCTCTCTGCTGATCGAGGACGGAGAAACCCATCTCGAACACTACTGGGAAATAGCGTCGGAACCGGTCGACGACGATCCGGCGACAGTCCACGAACGGATCAGAGACGGGCTCCGTGAATCTGTTGAACGACGGTTGATGGCCGATGTGCCGGTTGGTGCGTTCCTGTCTGGCGGTGTCGACTCGTCCGCAATCGTTGCGATGCTGGACGACATCGGGGTCGACGACATTATGACGTTCTCCATCGCGTTCGAGTCGGCGCCACACGACGAGAGCGACGAGGCCAGGTTCGTGGCGGAGTACTTCGGCACGGACCATCACGAGATAACCGTCGACCTCGAGTCGATGACGAGTTTCGATGACCTCATCAGACGGTACGGAGAGCCGCTCGCGGACCCTGCCGTCTTGCCGACGATGCTACTCGCAGAGCACGCGAGCGAGGAGGTCAAAGTCGTCCTTTCGGGAGAAGGCGCCGATGAACTGTTCGCCGGCTACCGCCACTACCGGAAGTTGACGGATCATCGGGACCGATACGGATCGCTACCGAATCGCATCTACGATGTCGCGGCGCTGGCTGCAAACGTCAGTCCCGTCGGTCAGCGCTACCTCCAGTACTTTTCAGATCTGAGTACGGGAGACCGAGCGTTCCGACACTGGGCACGTAGCTTCGACGAGTACCCGGATCGATACGCCACGACGGGTCACGGGCCGGTTTCGAGCGGTCTCGTCGACATCATTAGTGATTCGTTCGCCGGCCACCCCGACGATACCGTCAAATCCATCTCGACGTTCGAGGTCGACTACTGGCTCCCGGACGACTTGCTTTACAAGGTCGACCATGCGACGATGGCGGCCTCGCTCGAAGCCCGCGTCCCCTTCCTCGATCACGAGTTTGTGGAGTACGCATACAACCTCCCCTCAGAACAGAAGAACGAGGGTCAGGCGTACAAGCCGCTGCTCAAGCGGGCGGTGGGCGACCTCCTACCCAATCGTATCTTCGAACGCGAGAAACACGGACTATCGGTACCGATCGACGAGTGGTTTCGAGAGGAGCACGAGGCAATCGCCTCACAGCTTACCCGCGAACGGGTCGAGAACGCTGAGTACATCGACGCCGAGGCGGTCTTCGAGATGTGGGACGAACATCGCAGTGGCGAGGCGAACAACGCATTGGCTCTCTGGAAGGTCCTCAACTACGTCGCCTGGTACCACGAGTTCGTTGACGTGTAA